In Plasmodium brasilianum strain Bolivian I chromosome 1, whole genome shotgun sequence, a single genomic region encodes these proteins:
- a CDS encoding tubulin gamma chain, whose protein sequence is MPREIITLQCGQCGNQIGVEFWKQLCNEHNIDQEGILKNNNFLNEDRKDIFFYQADDEHFIPRALLFDLEPRVINSIQTSEFRNLYNPENMFISKEGGGAGNNWGCGYSQGHKVEEEIIDMIDREVDNSDNLEGFILSHSIAGGTGSGMGSYLLELLNDNYSKKMIQTFSVFPLLTNESSDVVVQPYNSILTLKRLILSTDSVVVIDNTSLNRIFVDKLKLNNPTFQQTNTIISNVMSASTTTLRYPGSMNNDMISLISSLIINPKCHFLVTSYTPITIEKHVSNVQKTTVLDVMKRLLHTKNIMVSVPVRRGMYISILNIIRGETDPTQVHKGLQRIRDRKLVNFIKWNPASIQVTLAKQSPHVVSTHKVCGLMMANHTSISTLFERCVTQFDRLFKRRAFLENYKKEPMFSSADGQGNFEEMESSKEITQNLIDEYKSAERDDYFNHTYL, encoded by the coding sequence ATGCCAAGggaaataataacattacaGTGTGGTCAGTGCGGAAACCAAATAGGGGTCGAGTTTTGGAAGCAACTATGTAATGAGCACAATATTGACCAGGAaggaattttaaaaaataataattttttaaatgaagatagaaaagatatatttttttatcaagcAGATGATGAACATTTTATTCCGAGAGCATTACTATTCGATTTGGAACCTCGTGTTATTAATAGCATTCAGACAAGTGAATTccgtaatttatataatccagaaaatatgtttatatcaAAAGAAGGAGGTGGTGCTGGGAATAATTGGGGTTGTGGTTATAGTCAAGGACATAAAGTAGAAGAAGAAATTATAGATATGATTGATAGAGAAGTTGATAACAGTGATAATTTAGAaggatttattttatctcaTTCAATTGCAGGAGGTACTGGTAGTGGTATGGGTAGTTATTTATTAGAATTACTTAATgataattattcaaaaaagaTGATTCAAACATTTTCTGTTTTTCCATTACTGACTAATGAGAGTAGTGATGTGGTAGTTCAACCATATAATAGTATATTAACTTTAAAAAGATTAATTTTAAGTACAGATAGTGTAGTAGTTATTGATAACACTTCATTGAATAGAATCTTTgtagataaattaaaattaaataatccTACATTTCAACAAACAAATACTATTATATCTAATGTTATGTCAGCATCTACAACTACTTTGAGATACCCAGGTAGTATGAACAATGATATGATTAGTTTAATATCatcattaataataaatccGAAATGCCATTTCCTAGTAACGTCTTACACTCCAATCACTATTGAAAAACATGTGTCTAATGTACAGAAAACTACAGTATTAGATGTTATGAAAAGATTATTACatactaaaaatattatggtATCTGTACCAGTTAGAAGGGGTATgtatatttccattttaaatATCATTAGAGGAGAAACAGATCCAACACAAGTACATAAAGGATTACAAAGAATTCGAGATAGAAAATTAgtcaattttattaaatggaATCCTGCATCTATACAAGTAACTTTAGCAAAACAGTCACCTCATGTTGTTTCAACACATAAAGTTTGTGGTCTTATGATGGCTAACCACACATCCATATCAACTTTATTTGAACGATGTGTTACTCAGTTCGATAGActttttaaaagaagagcctttttagaaaattataaaaaagaaccAATGTTTTCAAGTGCTGATGGGCAAGGAAATTTTGAAGAAATGGAATCCTCCAAAGAAATTACGCAAAATCTTATTGATGAGTACAAGAGTGCTGAACGAGATGATTACTTCAATCACACCTACTTATGA